Proteins encoded by one window of Syntrophorhabdaceae bacterium:
- a CDS encoding GyrI-like domain-containing protein produces MSYSCELSAIEPHSTVTIRTRVNVEHLPDVFASSFASLVEYLEELGEDIIGPPFAIYYNVEMEDLDVEMGLPVGKPLPGRGDIASRQISIEKAASTIHTGPYEEIESAYLALAEWMNSNGHKPERGSYEFYLNDPGTTDPQELQTVIFIPVKPDAQGEGPTN; encoded by the coding sequence ATGTCGTACAGCTGTGAGCTTAGCGCCATAGAACCGCATTCGACGGTGACCATCAGGACCCGGGTGAACGTTGAGCATCTGCCTGATGTCTTCGCGTCATCCTTCGCATCTCTTGTGGAATACCTTGAAGAGCTCGGTGAGGATATAATCGGCCCCCCCTTCGCCATCTATTACAATGTGGAGATGGAAGACCTCGATGTCGAAATGGGACTGCCCGTCGGCAAGCCGCTCCCCGGAAGGGGAGACATCGCATCGAGGCAGATATCCATTGAAAAGGCCGCCTCAACCATCCACACCGGGCCATACGAAGAGATCGAGTCAGCCTATCTCGCGCTTGCGGAATGGATGAACAGTAATGGTCACAAACCCGAGAGAGGGAGCTACGAGTTCTATCTCAACGATCCGGGAACGACGGATCCTCAGGAACTTCAAACCGTGATCTTCATTCCGGTAAAACCCGATGCACAGGGCGAGGGACCAACAAATTAA
- a CDS encoding aminotransferase class I/II-fold pyridoxal phosphate-dependent enzyme, which yields MKTLEEQEARKDARIMDILESEKASLFGKRFDPVKGGGARRLHMIRESFIREMTRLAITHNAINLSQGFPDFDPPREAIEAAHQALESGGNQYTITWGTAALRQAIAVKMRRWYGLEFDPDQHITVTCGVTEAILATLMGIINTDDEVIVIEPYHEGYLPAIVFAGGVPRFVPLGAPGYTLDLDVLRAAFNNRTRAILINTPHNPTGHIFTREELEGIAQLCQEFNVIAVTDEIYEHIIYDGHPHIPVATIPGMAERTVTISGLGKTFAMTGWRLGYACALNPLSTILRTVHDFMTICAPAPLQAACAAVLGLPDEYYSRLSEDYTLRRDKMISILRKAGFAVQSPEGAFYAMADFGAWDFDGDDYSFARWLPANLGVAVVPGSCFYGTRGMGKKTVRFAFAKKMETLQAAEDRLCR from the coding sequence ATGAAAACTTTGGAAGAACAGGAGGCCCGGAAGGATGCACGCATCATGGATATTCTGGAAAGCGAAAAGGCTTCGCTTTTCGGCAAACGGTTCGATCCCGTCAAGGGAGGGGGCGCAAGGCGCCTGCACATGATAAGGGAATCCTTCATCCGCGAGATGACGCGCCTTGCCATCACGCACAACGCGATCAACCTCTCGCAGGGCTTTCCCGATTTCGATCCGCCGCGGGAAGCCATCGAGGCCGCCCACCAGGCCCTTGAATCAGGCGGGAACCAGTATACGATCACCTGGGGCACAGCCGCGCTCAGACAGGCCATCGCAGTCAAGATGCGGCGATGGTACGGACTTGAGTTTGACCCCGACCAGCATATAACGGTCACCTGCGGCGTCACCGAGGCCATCCTTGCCACTCTCATGGGGATCATCAACACCGATGATGAGGTCATCGTCATCGAACCCTATCACGAGGGATATCTTCCCGCCATAGTATTTGCCGGCGGCGTACCCCGTTTCGTGCCCCTGGGCGCACCGGGCTACACCCTTGACCTCGACGTGCTCCGGGCCGCCTTCAACAACCGCACGCGGGCCATCCTCATCAATACACCCCACAATCCCACGGGGCACATATTCACCAGAGAAGAATTGGAGGGGATCGCTCAGCTATGCCAGGAATTCAACGTCATAGCCGTCACCGACGAGATCTACGAACATATCATTTACGACGGGCATCCCCACATCCCTGTCGCAACCATTCCGGGCATGGCAGAGCGCACCGTCACCATCAGCGGTCTGGGAAAGACCTTTGCAATGACAGGCTGGCGGCTCGGCTATGCCTGTGCGCTCAATCCCCTCAGCACCATCTTGAGAACAGTTCATGACTTTATGACCATCTGTGCACCGGCGCCCCTGCAGGCGGCATGTGCCGCCGTCCTCGGTCTGCCCGACGAATACTACAGCCGGTTGAGCGAAGACTATACGCTCAGGAGGGACAAAATGATATCCATTCTCCGGAAGGCCGGCTTCGCCGTACAGTCACCGGAAGGGGCCTTCTACGCGATGGCGGATTTCGGTGCCTGGGATTTTGACGGTGACGATTATTCTTTCGCCCGATGGCTTCCCGCCAATCTCGGGGTAGCGGTCGTTCCCGGCTCATGCTTCTATGGGACCCGCGGGATGGGGAAGAAGACTGTTCGCTTTGCCTTTGCGAAAAAG